In Silene latifolia isolate original U9 population chromosome 3, ASM4854445v1, whole genome shotgun sequence, a single window of DNA contains:
- the LOC141649513 gene encoding uncharacterized protein LOC141649513, which yields MSSKGYSIKEGYAWLTPTHPTLNWPNIVWNSWNIPKHSLTTWLRMNEGMNVKSKLFRFGCCTDDWCILCHRQPETVEHLFTDCVYAVKFQTCLLHWFGGSFPTIDRLSAASRNTMQWKFKVAMFNAYCYAIWFQRNNARINAWLVRPEVTAARIEDDIKRRIKMKCKALVDQSELLWLQNMMLV from the coding sequence ATGAGCTCTAAAGGTTACTCTATTAAAGAGGGGTATGCTTGGCTTACTCCTACTCATCCCACTCTGAACTGGCCTAATATAGTATGGAATAGTTGGAATATCCCTAAACACTCTCTGACTACCTGGCTGAGAATGAATGAAGGCATGAATGTGAAGAGTAAATTGTTTAGGTTTGGCTGTTGCACAGATGATTGGTGTATACTGTGCCACAGACAACCAGAAACAGTGGAGCATCTGTTTACGGACTGTGTGTATGCTGTCAAATTTCAGACTTGCTTGTTGCATTGGTTTGGAGGCAGTTTCCCAACAATAGACAGACTGAGTGCTGCTAGCAGGAATACTATGCAATGGAAATTTAAGGTGGCCATGTTCAATGCTTACTGCTATGCTATTTGGTTCCAAAGAAACAATGCCAGGATCAATGCCTGGTTAGTGAGACCTGAAGTTACTGCTGCTCGAATAGAGGATGACATTAAGAGAAGGATTAAAATGAAATGTAAGGCTTTAGTAGATCAATCTGAGCTACTTTGGCTGCAAAATATGATGTTGGTTTGA